One genomic segment of Nonomuraea coxensis DSM 45129 includes these proteins:
- a CDS encoding non-ribosomal peptide synthetase, translating to MSATPTVPDLFARQVERTPDAVALTDGDRVLTYRRLDELSGALSGRLIGRGVRRGDRVAVMMDRSADLVVTLLAVWKAGAAYVPVDAAHPPRRVAFMVADSGISLMVFSAATRDAVPEGVESIEFTGEGVGGTPAVTVGPGDLAYVMYTSGSTGTPKGVAVPHRSVAELAGNPGWGMEPGDAVLMHAPYTFDASLFEIWVPLVSGARVVIAAPGPVDARRLREAVAAGVTKAHLTAGSFRAVAEESPESFADLREVLTGGDVVPAYAVERVRAACPRARIRHLYGPTETTLCATWHLLEPGDAAGPVLPIGRPLPGRRARVLDASLRPVEPGVVGDLYLSGAGLADGYLDRPGLTAERFVADPSAPGRRMYRTGDLAQWSADGELLFAGRADDQVKIRGFRIEPGEVEAALTAQPNVREAVVGAVDGRLIGYVVADGDVDPVLVREGLAASLPEYMVPAALVTLDTLPLTGSGKVDRRALPAPGFAPSATRREPGTDAERVLCDMYAELLRPEGRRVGVDDGFVELGGDSIAAIRLAARASRAGLLVTPAQIFTERTPARLAAVAGAVPAGRPADGPLITLTAEEEAELRIAVPDAEEVWPLAPLQEGLYFQATLDDEGHDIYQAQWILELEGPLDAARLRASWEAVFARHAELRVSFHRRASGKTLQVVAGHVVLPWREVELAGGSDVDAAVETLIRQEQEQRFDLAKAPLFRLVLVRYGEGRHRLLVVHHHILTDGWSVAVILNEVAEAYTAGGRLPDRAGASTYRDFLAWSDRQDKDAARAAWRAELSGLDGPAPIARAAATTGAGTEYEHRVAFLRPDLHTGLTELARDHGLTLNTLAQGAWAMVLARLARRTDVVFGTTVACRPAELPDVESVPGLMMNTVPVRVPLRGGQPVVDMLRDLQARQTALTPHQHLGLPEIQRAAGHGAVFDTLLVFENYPRDFAGRFTYLGTVEGTHYPLTLGIIPGDHFRIQLVYRRGQVEESVAESILGWFTSALTAMAADPHGLVGRIGVGEPWDGGQERARAAGEPLPVLVRRVVEDRPDDVAVVDGDGELSFGGLWERATGLAAELRARGIGPETRVAVMVGRSAWWAVAVLGVSTAGGAFVPVDPAYPAERVRWILADADPALVLCGGTTREAVPEEFGDRLVAVDELDLAGGGDAGSPRVRPDDAAYVIYTSGSTGTPKGVVVTHAGLGNLAMAQIDRFAVSPSSRVLQFAALGFDAMVSEVLMALLSGARLVMAPERTLPPAVSLAEALRRWEVTHVTVPPSVLATADALPAGLETVVVAGEACPPGLANRWSAGLRLVNAYGPTEATVCAAMSMPLAASRDVVPIGKPIAGGRCYVLDAFLRPVPPGITGELYVAGIGLARGYLGRAALSAERFVADPFVVGGRMYRTGDLAYWSGAGELVFAGRDDDQVKIRGYRVEPGEVEAVLAGQPGVDQAVVVARGGRLLGYVVSGGGVDPVGLRERVAGVLPEYMVPAAVVVLDSVPVTANGKVDREALPDPGFGGRVSGREPRTEVERALCGLFAEVLGLPGVTAVGPDDSFFELGGDSITSMQLAARARREGMRFGAREVFERKTPAGLAAIVGLGGEPAAGPADGVGEIAWTPVMRALGDGITGSRFAQWVVLGAPPELRVDVLAAGLAAVVDTHDMLRSRVVDDRAGRRLVVGERGSVDTARLVTRVDGAGRALDEVVERAVREAVERLDPAAGVMAQVVWVDAGPARTGRLALVVHHLAVDGMSWRILVPDLRLACEAVAEGRDPALEPVWGSFRRWAALLEESALSRERVDELRTWRTIVGQEDRPIGRRSPNAGRDAAGGVRSRSWVMSGAEASVLVGKVPVAFHCGVHEVLLAGLAGAVARRHGVHGVLVDVEGHGRHPAGGMDLSRTVGWFTSLHPVRLDVTGIDLAAVPAGGRAAGELLKVVKEQSRAAPGDGLGYGLLRYLNPGTGPVLAALPSPRIGFNYMGRFVTGDQGGARAWQPVGRIGGSMDPGMGLPHALECNAVVHDTPEGPELVLTVDWRNDLLEEAEVDGLCRAWLDMLSGLSRQADDPSAGGHTASDFALLDLDQDEIESFEAIAAELSGGQAS from the coding sequence GTGAGCGCCACACCGACGGTGCCGGACCTCTTCGCCCGGCAGGTGGAGCGGACACCCGATGCGGTGGCCCTGACCGACGGGGACCGGGTCCTGACCTACCGGCGGCTGGACGAGCTGTCCGGAGCGCTGTCCGGGCGGTTGATCGGCCGGGGCGTTCGCCGGGGCGACCGCGTCGCGGTGATGATGGACCGCTCGGCGGACCTCGTGGTGACGCTGCTCGCCGTATGGAAGGCGGGGGCGGCGTACGTGCCGGTGGATGCCGCCCATCCTCCCCGGCGGGTGGCGTTCATGGTGGCGGATTCCGGGATCTCCCTGATGGTGTTCTCGGCCGCGACGCGCGACGCCGTACCGGAAGGGGTCGAGTCGATCGAGTTCACCGGCGAGGGCGTGGGCGGCACACCGGCGGTCACGGTGGGCCCGGGGGACCTGGCGTACGTGATGTACACGTCCGGCTCGACGGGGACCCCGAAGGGCGTGGCCGTCCCGCACCGGAGCGTCGCGGAGCTGGCGGGAAACCCCGGCTGGGGCATGGAACCCGGCGACGCGGTCCTCATGCACGCGCCCTACACCTTCGACGCCTCCCTCTTCGAGATCTGGGTGCCGCTGGTGTCGGGCGCCCGTGTGGTGATCGCCGCGCCGGGTCCGGTGGACGCCCGGCGCCTGCGCGAGGCGGTCGCGGCCGGGGTGACGAAGGCGCACCTCACCGCGGGCAGCTTCCGCGCGGTGGCGGAGGAGTCGCCGGAATCGTTCGCGGACCTCCGTGAGGTGCTGACCGGTGGTGACGTGGTGCCCGCGTACGCGGTGGAAAGGGTGCGGGCGGCCTGCCCCCGCGCGCGGATCCGGCACCTGTACGGCCCGACGGAGACGACCCTGTGCGCGACGTGGCATCTGCTGGAGCCGGGTGACGCCGCGGGTCCCGTCCTGCCGATCGGCCGGCCGCTTCCCGGCCGCCGGGCCCGCGTGCTCGACGCGTCACTGCGGCCGGTGGAGCCCGGTGTGGTCGGTGACCTGTACCTTTCCGGCGCCGGTCTGGCGGACGGCTACCTGGACCGGCCGGGGCTGACGGCGGAGCGGTTCGTGGCGGATCCGTCCGCGCCCGGGAGGAGGATGTACCGGACGGGGGATCTCGCCCAGTGGAGCGCCGACGGTGAGCTGCTGTTCGCGGGCCGGGCCGACGACCAGGTGAAGATCCGCGGATTCCGGATCGAGCCGGGTGAGGTCGAGGCCGCGCTGACCGCTCAGCCGAACGTCCGCGAGGCTGTGGTGGGGGCGGTCGACGGGCGCCTGATCGGTTACGTGGTCGCGGACGGGGACGTGGATCCCGTCCTGGTGCGCGAGGGTCTGGCGGCGTCGCTGCCGGAGTACATGGTTCCCGCCGCTCTGGTCACCCTGGACACGTTGCCGCTGACCGGCAGCGGCAAGGTGGACAGGAGGGCGCTGCCCGCGCCCGGCTTCGCGCCGTCCGCGACGCGCCGCGAACCCGGCACCGACGCCGAGCGCGTCCTGTGCGACATGTACGCCGAGCTCCTCCGGCCGGAGGGGCGGCGCGTAGGGGTCGATGACGGTTTCGTCGAGCTGGGCGGAGACTCGATCGCCGCGATCCGGCTGGCGGCGCGCGCCTCCAGGGCAGGTCTGCTGGTGACGCCCGCCCAGATCTTCACGGAGAGGACTCCCGCACGGCTGGCGGCCGTGGCGGGCGCCGTACCGGCCGGCAGGCCCGCCGACGGCCCCCTGATCACCCTCACGGCGGAAGAGGAGGCGGAGCTGAGGATCGCCGTCCCGGACGCCGAGGAGGTCTGGCCGCTCGCACCGCTCCAGGAGGGGCTGTACTTCCAGGCGACCCTCGACGACGAGGGGCACGACATCTACCAGGCGCAATGGATCCTGGAGCTGGAGGGGCCGCTGGACGCCGCCCGGCTGCGGGCCTCGTGGGAAGCGGTCTTCGCCCGGCACGCCGAGCTCCGCGTGAGCTTCCACCGGCGCGCGTCGGGGAAGACGCTGCAGGTCGTCGCCGGGCACGTCGTCCTGCCGTGGCGGGAGGTGGAGCTGGCCGGCGGGAGCGATGTCGACGCGGCCGTGGAGACCTTGATCAGGCAGGAACAGGAGCAGCGGTTCGACCTCGCCAAGGCACCGCTGTTCCGGCTGGTGCTGGTCCGTTACGGCGAGGGCCGGCACCGCCTGCTGGTCGTCCACCACCACATCCTGACCGACGGCTGGTCGGTGGCGGTCATCCTCAACGAGGTGGCTGAGGCGTACACGGCCGGCGGCCGTCTCCCCGATCGCGCGGGCGCGTCCACCTACCGGGACTTTCTGGCCTGGTCGGACCGGCAGGACAAGGACGCCGCGCGTGCGGCCTGGCGGGCGGAGCTGTCCGGCCTCGACGGGCCCGCGCCGATCGCGAGAGCCGCCGCCACGACCGGCGCCGGGACGGAGTACGAACATCGCGTCGCCTTCTTGAGACCGGACCTCCACACGGGGCTGACGGAGCTGGCCCGCGACCATGGGCTGACGCTGAACACCCTGGCGCAGGGCGCGTGGGCGATGGTGCTGGCGCGGCTCGCGCGGCGGACCGACGTGGTCTTCGGCACCACGGTCGCCTGCCGTCCCGCCGAGCTCCCGGACGTGGAGTCGGTGCCGGGCCTCATGATGAACACGGTTCCGGTCCGGGTGCCGCTGCGGGGCGGGCAGCCGGTCGTGGACATGCTCCGTGACCTGCAGGCGCGGCAGACGGCCCTGACACCGCATCAGCATCTGGGGCTGCCGGAGATCCAGCGGGCGGCAGGACACGGCGCGGTGTTCGACACGCTGCTGGTCTTCGAGAACTACCCGCGGGACTTCGCCGGCCGGTTCACCTATCTGGGGACGGTCGAGGGGACCCACTATCCGCTGACCCTCGGCATCATCCCGGGAGACCACTTCAGGATCCAGCTCGTCTACCGGCGCGGGCAGGTCGAGGAGAGCGTCGCCGAGTCCATCCTGGGGTGGTTCACCAGCGCTCTCACGGCCATGGCCGCCGATCCGCACGGGCTGGTCGGGCGGATCGGTGTGGGGGAGCCCTGGGACGGCGGCCAGGAACGGGCGAGGGCGGCGGGGGAGCCGCTGCCGGTGCTGGTACGGCGGGTGGTGGAGGACCGGCCGGACGACGTGGCGGTGGTGGACGGCGACGGCGAGCTGTCGTTCGGAGGGTTGTGGGAGCGGGCGACGGGACTGGCGGCCGAGCTGAGGGCACGCGGGATCGGGCCGGAGACCCGGGTGGCCGTGATGGTGGGAAGGTCGGCGTGGTGGGCGGTCGCGGTGCTGGGCGTGTCCACGGCGGGCGGCGCGTTCGTGCCGGTGGATCCGGCGTACCCGGCTGAGCGCGTCAGGTGGATCCTGGCCGACGCCGATCCCGCGCTGGTGCTGTGCGGTGGGACGACGCGGGAGGCGGTGCCGGAGGAGTTCGGGGATCGGCTGGTGGCCGTCGACGAGCTGGACCTGGCGGGGGGCGGCGACGCGGGATCGCCGCGGGTGCGTCCCGATGACGCGGCCTATGTGATCTACACGTCGGGATCGACCGGGACTCCGAAGGGGGTCGTCGTCACACACGCGGGGCTCGGGAACCTGGCGATGGCACAGATCGACCGGTTCGCCGTGTCGCCGTCGTCGCGAGTCCTGCAGTTCGCGGCGCTGGGCTTCGACGCCATGGTGTCGGAGGTGCTGATGGCGCTGCTGTCGGGGGCGAGGCTCGTCATGGCGCCGGAGCGGACTCTGCCACCGGCGGTGTCGCTGGCCGAGGCGCTGCGGCGATGGGAGGTCACGCACGTGACGGTTCCGCCGTCGGTGCTGGCCACCGCCGACGCGTTGCCGGCCGGGCTGGAGACGGTGGTGGTGGCGGGGGAGGCCTGCCCGCCGGGACTGGCGAATCGCTGGTCGGCGGGGCTGCGGCTGGTCAACGCGTACGGGCCGACCGAGGCCACGGTCTGCGCGGCGATGAGCATGCCGCTGGCGGCGAGCCGGGACGTGGTCCCGATCGGGAAACCCATCGCCGGCGGCCGTTGCTATGTGCTGGACGCGTTCCTCCGGCCGGTGCCGCCGGGGATCACCGGTGAGCTGTACGTGGCCGGGATCGGGCTGGCCCGCGGTTATCTGGGTCGTGCGGCGTTGTCGGCTGAGCGGTTCGTCGCGGATCCGTTCGTCGTCGGTGGGCGGATGTATCGGACGGGGGATCTGGCGTACTGGTCGGGTGCGGGTGAGCTGGTGTTCGCCGGGAGGGATGACGACCAGGTCAAGATCCGTGGGTATCGGGTGGAGCCGGGTGAGGTCGAGGCGGTGCTGGCGGGGCAGCCGGGGGTGGATCAGGCGGTGGTGGTGGCGCGTGGGGGGCGTCTGCTGGGTTATGTGGTGTCGGGTGGCGGGGTGGATCCGGTGGGGTTGCGTGAGCGGGTCGCCGGGGTGTTGCCGGAGTACATGGTGCCGGCGGCGGTGGTGGTGCTGGATTCCGTGCCGGTGACGGCGAACGGGAAGGTGGATCGGGAGGCGTTGCCGGATCCTGGTTTCGGGGGGCGGGTCTCGGGGCGGGAGCCGCGTACGGAGGTCGAGCGGGCGTTGTGCGGGTTGTTCGCCGAGGTGCTCGGGTTGCCGGGCGTGACGGCGGTCGGTCCGGACGACAGCTTCTTCGAGCTGGGCGGGGACTCGATCACCTCGATGCAGCTGGCGGCGCGGGCTCGCCGCGAGGGAATGCGCTTCGGCGCGCGGGAGGTGTTCGAGCGCAAGACGCCCGCGGGGCTCGCGGCGATCGTCGGCCTGGGAGGCGAGCCTGCGGCAGGTCCGGCGGACGGCGTGGGGGAGATCGCGTGGACGCCGGTCATGCGGGCCTTGGGGGACGGGATCACGGGGTCGCGGTTCGCCCAGTGGGTGGTGCTGGGCGCGCCGCCGGAGCTGCGGGTGGACGTGCTGGCCGCGGGCCTGGCGGCGGTGGTGGACACGCATGACATGCTCCGGTCGCGGGTCGTCGACGACCGGGCGGGCCGCCGGCTGGTGGTCGGCGAACGCGGGTCGGTGGACACCGCCAGGCTGGTCACGCGGGTGGACGGCGCCGGCCGTGCGCTGGACGAGGTCGTGGAACGCGCGGTGCGGGAGGCCGTGGAGCGGTTGGATCCGGCAGCGGGTGTGATGGCGCAGGTGGTCTGGGTGGACGCGGGGCCGGCGCGGACGGGGCGGCTGGCGCTCGTGGTGCACCATCTGGCGGTCGACGGGATGTCGTGGCGGATTCTGGTGCCTGACCTGCGGCTGGCGTGTGAGGCGGTGGCCGAGGGACGCGATCCGGCGCTGGAACCGGTGTGGGGGTCGTTCCGGCGCTGGGCGGCTCTCCTGGAGGAGTCGGCGCTCTCGCGGGAGCGGGTCGATGAGCTGCGCACGTGGAGAACGATCGTCGGTCAGGAGGATCGGCCGATCGGCCGGCGGAGCCCGAACGCGGGGCGTGACGCGGCCGGCGGCGTGCGCTCACGGTCGTGGGTGATGTCGGGGGCCGAGGCGTCGGTCCTGGTGGGGAAGGTCCCGGTGGCGTTCCACTGCGGCGTTCATGAGGTTCTGCTGGCAGGGCTGGCGGGAGCGGTGGCGCGCCGGCACGGTGTCCACGGGGTCCTGGTGGACGTGGAGGGCCACGGGCGCCATCCGGCCGGGGGGATGGACCTGTCCCGGACGGTGGGCTGGTTCACGAGCCTGCATCCGGTGCGCCTGGACGTGACGGGGATCGATCTGGCGGCCGTGCCGGCCGGTGGCCGAGCGGCCGGAGAGCTGCTGAAGGTGGTCAAGGAGCAGTCGCGGGCGGCGCCCGGCGACGGACTCGGCTACGGGTTGCTGCGGTATCTCAATCCCGGGACGGGCCCGGTCCTGGCGGCCCTGCCGTCGCCGCGGATCGGGTTCAACTACATGGGCCGGTTCGTCACCGGTGACCAGGGCGGGGCGCGGGCGTGGCAGCCGGTCGGGAGAATCGGCGGCTCGATGGATCCGGGCATGGGCCTGCCGCACGCGCTGGAGTGCAACGCGGTCGTCCACGACACGCCGGAGGGCCCGGAGCTGGTGCTCACCGTGGACTGGCGGAACGACCTGCTGGAGGAGGCCGAGGTCGACGGGCTGTGCCGGGCGTGGCTGGACATGTTGTCCGGGCTGTCCCGCCAGGCGGACGATCCCTCCGCGGGCGGGCACACCGCGTCCGACTTCGCCCTCCTCGACCTTGACCAGGACGAGATCGAGAGCTTCGAAGCCATAGCGGCGGAACTGTCTGGAGGACAGGCATCGTGA
- a CDS encoding non-ribosomal peptide synthetase produces the protein MQEGILYHAALDEAPDLYLIQQTQIIEGPLDTERFRMAWETLLDRHPALRACFHRRKSGETVQLIPRKVRLPWSERDLSGLAEEDALAEAGVIAERERATRFDPAKPPLLRQVLIRLGPERHCLVTTSHHLVMDGWSRAILESELLDLYAAGGAGPGLRPAGSYRDHLAWLDRQDKEAARAAWRAELDGAGRSTFGIAERSGKTPGQRVREVLRYSPEFTSALVEFARGHGLTLNTLVQGAWALVLARLTRRRDVVFGAVVSGRPAEVPGVEQAVGLFINTVPVRVRLDGGQPVIQLLTELQERQSALISHQHLGLQEIQKLSGVSFDTVVSFENYVDPGAGAGSDREVRLILKEFHQSAPYALVLGIMPGESLQTDVEYRPAMLDGRVAEEALHGLARVLERMIAEPETAVGRLDVIGDAGRELVVERWNETGEAIGAASAVELFRRQVERAPAATAVTAGGLAWSYAELDGWSGRLARALTDRGVRRGDRVGVVLGRSAETLAAWLGVWKAGAAFVPVDPDYPADRVAFMLADSAVAMVVCQEATSGVVPPGYRQVFVDDAGDGETAFVPVGADDLAYVMYTSGSTGTPKGVAVPHGGVAALAGDPGWGVGPGDAVLMHAPHTFDASLYDVWVPLVSGARVMITEPGVVDAERLAAHVAGGLTAVNFTAGHFRALAQESPESFSGLRQVAAGGDVVPPDVVERVRRACPRLRVLHTYGPTETTLCATWKAIEPGDEVGPTLPIGRALPGRRLYVLDVFLRPVPPGVTGDLYIAGAGVARGYLGRAALSAERFVADPFVVGGRMYRTGDLAYWSGAGELVFAGRDDDQVKIRGYRVEPGEVEAVLAGQPGVDQAVVVARGGRLLGYVVSGGGVDPVGLRERVAGVLPEYMVPAAVVVLDSVPVTANGKVDREALPDPGFGGRVSGREPRTEVERALCGLFAEVLGLPGVTAVGPDDSFFELGGDSIYSVKLAARATRAGMPFTVVEVFEHRTPAGLATIVDPGGAPAAGPAETPSDSALLDLDQDEIEEFEAEFDGGRHSLH, from the coding sequence ATGCAGGAGGGCATCCTCTACCACGCCGCACTCGACGAGGCCCCTGACCTCTACCTCATCCAGCAGACGCAGATCATCGAAGGGCCCTTGGACACCGAACGGTTCCGCATGGCCTGGGAGACCCTCCTCGACCGGCATCCGGCGCTTCGCGCGTGCTTCCACCGGCGGAAGTCCGGCGAGACGGTCCAGCTCATCCCCCGGAAGGTGCGGCTCCCGTGGTCGGAGCGCGACCTCTCCGGCCTGGCCGAGGAGGACGCGCTGGCCGAGGCGGGCGTGATCGCGGAGCGGGAGCGCGCCACGAGATTCGACCCGGCGAAGCCTCCGCTGCTGCGGCAGGTGCTGATCCGGCTCGGCCCGGAGCGGCACTGCCTCGTGACGACGAGCCATCACCTGGTCATGGACGGGTGGTCGCGGGCGATCCTCGAGTCGGAGCTCCTCGACCTGTACGCGGCGGGAGGCGCCGGCCCGGGGCTGCGGCCCGCCGGCTCCTACCGGGACCATCTGGCGTGGCTGGACCGGCAGGACAAGGAGGCCGCCCGCGCGGCATGGCGTGCGGAGCTGGACGGCGCCGGCCGTTCGACCTTCGGGATCGCCGAGAGGTCCGGGAAGACCCCGGGGCAGCGGGTGCGGGAGGTGCTCCGCTATTCGCCGGAGTTCACCTCCGCTCTGGTGGAGTTCGCCCGCGGTCATGGGCTGACGCTGAACACGCTGGTGCAGGGGGCGTGGGCGCTGGTGCTGGCCCGGCTGACGCGCCGTCGTGACGTGGTGTTCGGCGCGGTGGTCTCGGGGCGTCCGGCGGAGGTGCCCGGCGTGGAGCAGGCCGTGGGGCTGTTCATCAACACCGTGCCGGTGCGGGTCCGGCTGGACGGCGGGCAGCCGGTCATCCAGCTGCTGACGGAGCTGCAGGAGCGGCAGTCCGCGCTCATCTCGCACCAGCATCTCGGGCTGCAGGAGATCCAGAAGCTTTCCGGGGTGAGTTTCGACACGGTCGTGTCGTTCGAGAACTACGTCGATCCGGGGGCGGGAGCGGGCTCCGATCGCGAGGTGCGCCTGATCCTCAAGGAGTTCCACCAGTCGGCGCCGTACGCGCTCGTCCTCGGCATCATGCCGGGTGAGAGCCTCCAGACCGACGTGGAGTACCGGCCCGCGATGCTCGACGGCCGCGTCGCCGAGGAGGCTCTGCACGGGCTCGCCCGGGTCCTCGAGCGGATGATCGCCGAGCCGGAGACGGCCGTGGGCCGCCTGGACGTGATCGGTGACGCGGGGCGCGAGCTGGTGGTCGAGCGGTGGAACGAGACGGGCGAGGCGATCGGCGCGGCGTCCGCCGTGGAGCTGTTCCGGCGGCAGGTGGAAAGGGCGCCCGCCGCCACGGCGGTCACGGCAGGGGGCCTGGCCTGGTCGTACGCGGAGCTTGACGGGTGGTCCGGCCGTCTGGCGCGGGCACTGACGGATCGCGGGGTGCGCCGCGGCGACCGGGTCGGTGTGGTGCTGGGGCGGTCGGCGGAGACCCTGGCGGCATGGCTCGGGGTGTGGAAGGCGGGAGCGGCGTTCGTACCGGTCGATCCGGACTACCCGGCGGACCGGGTGGCGTTCATGCTGGCCGACTCCGCGGTCGCGATGGTGGTGTGCCAAGAGGCGACCTCGGGTGTGGTGCCGCCGGGCTACCGGCAGGTCTTCGTGGACGACGCCGGCGACGGCGAGACCGCCTTCGTCCCGGTCGGGGCGGACGACCTCGCCTACGTGATGTACACCTCCGGATCGACCGGGACCCCGAAGGGCGTGGCGGTCCCGCACGGTGGCGTCGCGGCGCTGGCGGGAGATCCGGGATGGGGCGTCGGGCCCGGCGACGCGGTGCTGATGCACGCCCCGCACACCTTCGACGCCTCCTTGTACGACGTGTGGGTGCCGCTCGTGTCCGGTGCGCGGGTCATGATCACCGAGCCGGGGGTGGTCGACGCGGAGCGGCTCGCCGCGCACGTGGCCGGCGGTCTCACCGCCGTGAACTTCACCGCGGGGCACTTCCGCGCGCTGGCGCAGGAGTCGCCGGAGTCGTTCTCGGGGCTGCGCCAGGTGGCGGCGGGCGGAGACGTGGTGCCGCCCGATGTGGTGGAGCGGGTGCGGCGGGCGTGCCCGCGGCTCCGTGTCCTGCACACCTACGGCCCGACGGAGACCACGCTGTGCGCCACGTGGAAGGCGATCGAGCCCGGTGACGAGGTGGGGCCGACGTTGCCCATCGGCCGGGCACTGCCGGGCCGTCGGCTGTACGTGCTGGACGTCTTCCTCCGGCCGGTGCCGCCGGGCGTCACGGGTGACCTCTACATCGCCGGCGCCGGAGTGGCCCGCGGTTATCTGGGTCGTGCGGCGTTGTCGGCTGAGCGGTTCGTCGCGGATCCGTTCGTCGTCGGTGGGCGGATGTATCGGACGGGGGATCTGGCGTACTGGTCGGGTGCGGGTGAGCTGGTGTTCGCCGGGAGGGATGACGACCAGGTCAAGATCCGTGGGTATCGGGTGGAGCCGGGTGAGGTCGAGGCGGTGCTGGCGGGGCAGCCGGGGGTGGATCAGGCGGTGGTGGTGGCGCGTGGGGGGCGTCTGCTGGGTTATGTGGTGTCGGGTGGCGGGGTGGATCCGGTGGGGTTGCGTGAGCGGGTCGCCGGGGTGTTGCCGGAGTACATGGTGCCGGCGGCGGTGGTGGTGCTGGATTCCGTGCCGGTGACGGCGAACGGGAAGGTGGATCGGGAGGCGTTGCCGGATCCTGGTTTCGGGGGGCGGGTCTCGGGGCGGGAGCCGCGTACGGAGGTCGAGCGGGCGTTGTGCGGGTTGTTCGCCGAGGTGCTCGGGTTGCCGGGCGTGACGGCGGTCGGTCCGGACGACAGCTTCTTCGAGCTGGGCGGGGACTCCATCTATTCGGTGAAGCTGGCGGCGCGGGCCACGCGTGCCGGAATGCCCTTCACCGTGGTGGAGGTGTTCGAGCACAGGACGCCCGCGGGGCTCGCGACGATCGTCGACCCGGGAGGCGCGCCCGCGGCAGGTCCGGCTGAGACCCCGTCGGACTCCGCCCTCCTCGACCTGGACCAGGACGAGATAGAGGAGTTCGAGGCCGAGTTCGACGGCGGACGTCACTCCCTTCACTGA